In one window of Archocentrus centrarchus isolate MPI-CPG fArcCen1 chromosome 11, fArcCen1, whole genome shotgun sequence DNA:
- the LOC115787809 gene encoding major histocompatibility complex class I-related gene protein-like — protein sequence MKLFVLLLLCPGLFAAKHSLKYFITASSGHPNISEFQGVGLVDGVEAGHCDSSNRILELRQDWVKKILDKDPRQLHHYSYVCFENLPNFFRGEISRLKQEFDQCGGVHILQRIDGCEWDDNTGEVTGLERYGYNGEDFIELDLKTLTWIALKPEAASTKLRWDAEININTTVDFVTKVCPLWLSTVWGVARGSLQRTVLPSVSLLQKSPSSPISCHATGFYPHRAMMFWRKDGEEIHEGVDCGEILPNDDETFQMSVDLNVSSVTPEDWSRYECVFQLSGVKDAIITALNRTAIRTN from the exons ATGAAGTTATTTGTGTTGCTTCTCCTCTGCCCGGGTTTATTTGCAG CGAAACACTCACTGAAGTATTTCATCACTGCATCTTCTGGACACCCGAACATCTCAGAGTTTCAGGGTGTCGGGTTGGTTGATGGCGTTGAGGCGGGTCACTGTGACAGCAGCAACAGGATACTGGAACTGAGACAGGACTGGGTGAAGAAGATTTTAGACAAAGACCCTCGGCAGTTACACCATTACAGTTATGTGTGTTTTGAAAACCTGCCAAACTTCTTCAGAGGCGAGATTTCTAGATTGAAGCAGGAATTCGACCAATGTGGAG GTGTCCACATTTTACAGAGGATAGATGGCTGTGAATGGGATGACAACACTGGAGAGGTGACCGGCTTAGAACGTTATGGTTATAATGGAGAAGACTTTATTGAACTTGATCTGAAGACACTGACATGGATCGCACTGAAACCAGAAGCTGCTTCTACCAAACTCAGATGGGATGCTGAGATAAATATAAATACCACTGTAGACTTCGTCACTAAGGTTTGTCCACTGTGGCTGAGCACAGTTTGGGGCGTTGCAAGAGGTTCCCTGCAGAGAACAG TTCTTCCCTCAGTGTCTCTCCTCCAGAagtctccctcctctccaaTCAGCTGCCACGCTACAGGTTTCTACCCTCACAGAGCCATGATGTTCTGGAGGAAAGATGGAGAGGAGATCCATGAGGGTGTGGATTGTGGAGAGATCCTCCCCAACGATGATGAGACTTTCCAGATGAGTGTTGATCTGAATGTTTCATCAGTCACACCTGAAGACTGGAGCAgatatgagtgtgtgtttcagctctCTGGTGTCAAGGACGCCATCATCACCGCACTGAATAGAACAGCGATCAGGACCAACTAG
- the LOC115788174 gene encoding CD209 antigen-like protein E, translating into MSSELQTASDFRVKYSREAHEDRGVRRQGEVELQQPEAGLPEADEHSQRKLPAVRRSWFRVFEVSLGVLYLLILAGITTRYISVTLEKQQLQIEYDQLSNNYIELQPRLSVKCPGEWLKFGRSCYFKSTERKTWPESRTDCQNKGADLVIINSREEQEFISELNMKEESWIGLKTTYKGKSGEHEWEWVDGSPLTEA; encoded by the exons ATGTCGTCAGAACTTCAAACTGCATCAGATTTCAGGGTAAAGTACAGCAGAGAGGCCCACGAAGACAGAGGAGTGAGACGGCAAGGAgaggtggagctgcagcagcctgaaGCTGGGTTACCAGAAGCTG ATGAGCACAGCCAGAGGAAACTTCCCGCTGTGAGAAGAAGCTGGTTCCGAGTTTTTGAAGTGAGCCTTGGAGTGCTGTATCTCCTGATTCTGGCTGGAATCACAACACGCT ATATTTCAGTCACTTTGGAAAAGCAGCAGCTACAGATCGAATACGACCAACTGAGCAACAATTACATCGAGCTACAGCCCCGACTTTCAG TGAAGTGTCCTGGAGAATGGCTGAAGTTTGGACGGAGCTGTTACTTTAAATCCACTGAGAGGAAAACTTGGCCTGAGAGCAGGACAGACTGTCAGAATAAAGGAGCTGATCTGGTGATCATAAACAGCAGAGAGGAACAG GAATTTATCAGTGAGCTGAATATGAAAGAAGAGTCTTGGATTGGTCTGAAAACCACTTATAAAGGGAAAAGTGGGGAACATGAATGGGAATGGGTGGATGGGTCCCCACTGACAGAGGCGtga